A window of the Ostrea edulis chromosome 1, xbOstEdul1.1, whole genome shotgun sequence genome harbors these coding sequences:
- the LOC125648550 gene encoding uncharacterized protein LOC125648550 isoform X2 has product MLLVYNDFFQLFKHEKQQFEMTTVEVQSPDVSYTSDFIQSNYTYHTTKVHTDATGTTIATPVSTKYLFRTQRHVPKLGVMLVGWGGNNGSTVTAAILANKHKMEWPTKEGVQTANYFGSVTQASTVFLGTGPEGEVYVPLKSLLPMVDPNDIVLDGWDISSKNLADAMERARVLDYNLQTQLKPYMENFKPRPSIYIPEFIAANQADRADNVLTGTKQEMMTKIREDIREFKKSSSVDKVIVLWTANTERFSEVIPGVNDTAENLFNSIRENESEVSPSTLFAVASILEGVTFINGSPQNTFVPGCLDLAEKKGVFIGGDDFKSGQTKLKSVLVDFLVSAGIKPQSIVSYNHLGNNDGKNLSAPQTFRSKEISKSNVVDDMVESNRILYDKGETPDHCVVIKYVPHVGDSKRAMDEYTSEIMMGGTNTIVIHNTCEDSLLASPLIIDLIVLAELCERIQFKVENESNFQKFNSVLSILSYLCKAPLVPRGTPVINALFRQRCCIENILRACIGLAPINHMLLEYKLQRPETTVPAKSKPSTKAKVNDKDISDSDDTDCEK; this is encoded by the exons ATGTTACTAGTATATAATGACtttttccagctatttaaacaCGAGAAACAGCAATTCGAAATGACAACTGTTGAAGTACAAAGTCCAGATGTGTCCTACACATCCGACTTTATTCAATCCAACTACACCTACCATACCACCAAAGTACACACGGATGCCACAGGAACTACCATCGCCACCCCTGTCTCCACCAAGTATTTGTTTCGAACACAGCGACATGTTCCCAAACTCGGCGTCATGCTGGTAGGATGGGGTGGAAACAATGGTTCAACGGTGACCGCGGCCATCCTGGCCAACAAGCACAAAATGGAGTGGCCCACCAAGGAAGGTGTACAGACGGCTAATTACTTTGGTTCCGTCACACAGGCCAGTACAGTTTTTCTAGGGACTGGTCCTGAAGGGGAAGTCTATGTGCCACTGAAGTCTCTACTTCCCATGGTTGACCCTAACGATATTGTCTTAGACG gatgGGACATTTCATCGAAGAATCTAGCAGATGCAATGGAGAGAGCCAGAGTACTCGATTACAACCTACAAACTCAACTAAAACCGTACATGGAGAATTTTAAGCCCCGACCTTCAATATATATACCAGAGTTCATCGCTGCCAACCAGGCTGATCGAGCAGATAATGTATTAACTGGTACTAAGCAAGAAATGATGACAAAAATCCGAGAGGACATTAGAGAGTTCAAAAAATCTAGCTCTGTCGACAAAGTAATCGTTTTGTGGACTGCAAACACCGAACGATTTTCTGAAGTAATACCAGGTGTGAATGACACTGCAGAAAATTTGTTTAACAGCATTCGGGAAAATGAAAGTGAAGTTTCACCTTCAACTTTATTTGCAGTTGCATCCATTCTGGAAGGT GTAACCTTTATCAACGGCTCGCCTCAGAATACATTTGTGCCAGGATGTTTGGATTTGGCCGAGAAGAAAGGAGTGTTTATTGGTGGGGACGATTTCAAATCGGGCCAAACCAAGTTGAAATCTGTTTTGGTCGACTTTTTGGTCAGTGCTGGAATCAAACCACAATCAATCGTGAGCTACAACCACCTAGGGAACAACGATGGTAAAAATTTGTCAGCTCCTCAGACCTTTCGTTCTAAAGAG ATTTCCAAAAGCAATGTTGTAGACGACATGGTAGAATCGAACAGGATATTGTACGACAAAGGCGAGACCCCAGATCACTGTGTAGTCATCAAGTACGTCCCCCATGTCGGCGACAGTAAGCGGGCCATGGACGAATACACCTCCGAAATCATGATGGGTGGGACCAACACAATCGTCATCCATAACACTTGTGAGGACTCTTTACTGGCCAGTCCACTCATCATTGACCTTATAGTTTTAGCAGAGCTATGTGAGAGAATTCAGTTCAAAGTCGAGAATGAGTCAAACTTTCAGAAGTTCAACTCCGTGCTGTCCATTCTGAGTTACCTCTGTAAAGCTCCATTGGTCCCAAGAGGGACACCAGTCATCAATGCCCTGTTCCGACAGAGATGCTGTATTGAGAATATTCTGAGAGCTTGTATTGGACTTGCACCGATCAACCACATGCTATTAGAATACAAACTTCAAAGGCCAGAGACGACCGTCCCCGCCAAGAGTAAACCGTCCACGAAAGCCAAAGTGAACGACAAGGACATTAGCGACAGTGATGATACGGACTGCGAGAAATGA
- the LOC125648550 gene encoding inositol-3-phosphate synthase 1-A-like isoform X1 has product MTTVEVQSPDVSYTSDFIQSNYTYHTTKVHTDATGTTIATPVSTKYLFRTQRHVPKLGVMLVGWGGNNGSTVTAAILANKHKMEWPTKEGVQTANYFGSVTQASTVFLGTGPEGEVYVPLKSLLPMVDPNDIVLDGWDISSKNLADAMERARVLDYNLQTQLKPYMENFKPRPSIYIPEFIAANQADRADNVLTGTKQEMMTKIREDIREFKKSSSVDKVIVLWTANTERFSEVIPGVNDTAENLFNSIRENESEVSPSTLFAVASILEGVTFINGSPQNTFVPGCLDLAEKKGVFIGGDDFKSGQTKLKSVLVDFLVSAGIKPQSIVSYNHLGNNDGKNLSAPQTFRSKEISKSNVVDDMVESNRILYDKGETPDHCVVIKYVPHVGDSKRAMDEYTSEIMMGGTNTIVIHNTCEDSLLASPLIIDLIVLAELCERIQFKVENESNFQKFNSVLSILSYLCKAPLVPRGTPVINALFRQRCCIENILRACIGLAPINHMLLEYKLQRPETTVPAKSKPSTKAKVNDKDISDSDDTDCEK; this is encoded by the exons ATGACAACTGTTGAAGTACAAAGTCCAGATGTGTCCTACACATCCGACTTTATTCAATCCAACTACACCTACCATACCACCAAAGTACACACGGATGCCACAGGAACTACCATCGCCACCCCTGTCTCCACCAAGTATTTGTTTCGAACACAGCGACATGTTCCCAAACTCGGCGTCATGCTGGTAGGATGGGGTGGAAACAATGGTTCAACGGTGACCGCGGCCATCCTGGCCAACAAGCACAAAATGGAGTGGCCCACCAAGGAAGGTGTACAGACGGCTAATTACTTTGGTTCCGTCACACAGGCCAGTACAGTTTTTCTAGGGACTGGTCCTGAAGGGGAAGTCTATGTGCCACTGAAGTCTCTACTTCCCATGGTTGACCCTAACGATATTGTCTTAGACG gatgGGACATTTCATCGAAGAATCTAGCAGATGCAATGGAGAGAGCCAGAGTACTCGATTACAACCTACAAACTCAACTAAAACCGTACATGGAGAATTTTAAGCCCCGACCTTCAATATATATACCAGAGTTCATCGCTGCCAACCAGGCTGATCGAGCAGATAATGTATTAACTGGTACTAAGCAAGAAATGATGACAAAAATCCGAGAGGACATTAGAGAGTTCAAAAAATCTAGCTCTGTCGACAAAGTAATCGTTTTGTGGACTGCAAACACCGAACGATTTTCTGAAGTAATACCAGGTGTGAATGACACTGCAGAAAATTTGTTTAACAGCATTCGGGAAAATGAAAGTGAAGTTTCACCTTCAACTTTATTTGCAGTTGCATCCATTCTGGAAGGT GTAACCTTTATCAACGGCTCGCCTCAGAATACATTTGTGCCAGGATGTTTGGATTTGGCCGAGAAGAAAGGAGTGTTTATTGGTGGGGACGATTTCAAATCGGGCCAAACCAAGTTGAAATCTGTTTTGGTCGACTTTTTGGTCAGTGCTGGAATCAAACCACAATCAATCGTGAGCTACAACCACCTAGGGAACAACGATGGTAAAAATTTGTCAGCTCCTCAGACCTTTCGTTCTAAAGAG ATTTCCAAAAGCAATGTTGTAGACGACATGGTAGAATCGAACAGGATATTGTACGACAAAGGCGAGACCCCAGATCACTGTGTAGTCATCAAGTACGTCCCCCATGTCGGCGACAGTAAGCGGGCCATGGACGAATACACCTCCGAAATCATGATGGGTGGGACCAACACAATCGTCATCCATAACACTTGTGAGGACTCTTTACTGGCCAGTCCACTCATCATTGACCTTATAGTTTTAGCAGAGCTATGTGAGAGAATTCAGTTCAAAGTCGAGAATGAGTCAAACTTTCAGAAGTTCAACTCCGTGCTGTCCATTCTGAGTTACCTCTGTAAAGCTCCATTGGTCCCAAGAGGGACACCAGTCATCAATGCCCTGTTCCGACAGAGATGCTGTATTGAGAATATTCTGAGAGCTTGTATTGGACTTGCACCGATCAACCACATGCTATTAGAATACAAACTTCAAAGGCCAGAGACGACCGTCCCCGCCAAGAGTAAACCGTCCACGAAAGCCAAAGTGAACGACAAGGACATTAGCGACAGTGATGATACGGACTGCGAGAAATGA